In Calothrix sp. PCC 7507, one DNA window encodes the following:
- a CDS encoding glutathione S-transferase family protein has product MSTVQLYFAKASTFSQRTRVVLLEKGINFTANEIDLQNKPEGYTQISRYGKVPAIKHGDIILYESAIINEYLDEVFPEPPLLPRDPGTKAIARIWIDYANTRFVPAFNKFLRSPDPQEQAQGGREFLESLLYLEQEGLGKLSHDGPYWFGETLSLVDISFYPWFERLPLLEHFRKFSFPSETPRLQKWWNALSDRNSVRQVANPASFYIERFAKILGEPTAVAIAQK; this is encoded by the coding sequence ATGAGTACTGTACAACTTTATTTCGCCAAAGCCTCGACCTTTTCCCAAAGAACCCGTGTTGTTTTGCTGGAAAAAGGCATCAATTTTACTGCGAACGAAATTGATCTCCAAAATAAACCAGAAGGTTATACCCAAATTTCGCGTTATGGCAAAGTTCCCGCCATCAAACACGGGGACATAATACTTTATGAGTCCGCCATTATCAACGAATATCTGGATGAGGTGTTCCCAGAACCACCTCTATTACCCCGCGATCCTGGCACAAAAGCGATCGCCCGAATCTGGATCGATTATGCCAACACTCGCTTTGTACCGGCGTTTAACAAATTCCTGCGTAGTCCAGATCCCCAGGAACAAGCACAGGGAGGAAGGGAATTTTTAGAATCGCTTTTATATCTTGAGCAAGAAGGATTAGGTAAGCTTTCCCATGATGGCCCTTACTGGTTTGGGGAAACGCTCTCATTAGTGGATATCAGCTTCTATCCCTGGTTTGAACGCCTGCCGTTGCTCGAACACTTCCGCAAGTTCAGCTTCCCATCAGAAACGCCGCGCTTACAAAAATGGTGGAATGCTCTGAGCGATCGCAACTCAGTTCGGCAAGTAGCAAATCCTGCCAGCTTCTATATAGAACGATTCGCCAAAATTCTTGGTGAACCGACAGCTGTTGCTATTGCTCAAAAATAA
- a CDS encoding CmcJ/NvfI family oxidoreductase, whose amino-acid sequence MTLNSQIFQDLPHVEASLNYLTPTPEKPVNYTYEPPPGVPQRSGKYEPHTLSIRNGRPIVGDLSLDQEGFALTAHNTTVQDFYDEDEVRRVYYPEAEKLLAEVTGAAKVVVFDHNIRNAQRSKPGENTIKQPVKGVHNDFTAKSGYSRARVVLSALGTEDSDVLLKHRFGVINVWRPIAGTVQESPLAVCNARSIAPTDLVATDLVYRDRVGETYAVTYNPTHQWFYFPQMQRHEALLIKCFDSAEDGPARFAAHTAFDDPTSLPDAPPRESIELRTLVFYPA is encoded by the coding sequence ATGACTCTAAACAGTCAAATTTTTCAGGATCTACCGCACGTTGAAGCGTCCCTGAATTACCTCACACCGACACCAGAAAAGCCTGTCAACTACACCTATGAACCGCCACCAGGGGTGCCACAACGTAGTGGTAAATACGAGCCGCACACACTCTCGATTCGTAATGGTCGTCCGATTGTAGGTGATCTATCCTTAGATCAAGAAGGTTTTGCGCTAACGGCACATAACACCACAGTTCAAGACTTCTACGACGAAGACGAGGTACGCCGTGTTTATTACCCTGAAGCTGAGAAACTGCTAGCGGAGGTGACGGGTGCAGCCAAGGTTGTTGTATTCGATCACAACATCCGTAACGCCCAACGCTCAAAACCAGGCGAGAACACGATCAAGCAGCCAGTTAAGGGTGTTCATAACGACTTCACCGCTAAATCTGGCTATAGTCGCGCCCGTGTCGTCCTGTCAGCACTGGGGACAGAAGACTCCGATGTGCTTTTAAAACATCGCTTTGGTGTGATTAATGTCTGGAGACCGATCGCCGGGACAGTCCAAGAGTCGCCATTGGCGGTCTGCAATGCCCGCAGTATAGCCCCTACAGACTTAGTAGCCACAGACCTCGTATACCGCGATCGCGTTGGCGAGACTTACGCAGTTACGTATAACCCAACACACCAATGGTTTTACTTTCCCCAAATGCAACGGCATGAGGCGCTGCTAATTAAGTGCTTCGACTCTGCAGAAGACGGCCCCGCCAGGTTCGCCGCACACACAGCATTCGATGACCCCACCAGTCTACCGGATGCACCACCACGAGAGAGTATTGAACTGCGGACGCTAGTTTTCTATCCTGCATAG
- a CDS encoding Gfo/Idh/MocA family protein encodes MKNQNTIGVAIIGTGFGQKVHIPGLQAHHRTAVVAVYHRDINKAKAIAESYNIRHACDTIADILALPEVQAVSISTPPFLHYEMAKKVLQAGKHLLLEKPTALNADEAKELYQLARDKGVIATVDFEFRFVPGWQLFAELLSADYVGKKRLIRIDWLGSSRADASRPWNWYSSQEKGGGALGSLGSHAFDYIYWLFGPVRRLSAHLSTAIPTRVDPVSSEVKPVETDDNCLLTLELADGTPCQVTISAVVHASRTHWVEVYGDRGTLIVGSENQKDYIHGFRVWGSQPGKPLTEIEIPQRLVFPKNYTDGRISAFIRVVDRWVQGIETQQEIVPSLREGVYSQLLMDSSHESQRQSSWVDVPELEAFLADDIQIP; translated from the coding sequence ATGAAAAATCAAAATACAATTGGTGTGGCGATTATTGGCACGGGATTTGGTCAAAAAGTTCATATTCCGGGATTACAAGCACATCACCGCACAGCGGTAGTCGCTGTTTATCACCGCGATATTAATAAAGCTAAAGCCATAGCAGAATCATATAATATCCGCCACGCCTGCGACACAATTGCAGACATTTTAGCATTACCAGAAGTGCAAGCCGTCAGCATTTCCACACCGCCATTTTTGCACTATGAAATGGCGAAAAAAGTGCTGCAAGCAGGGAAACATTTATTACTCGAAAAACCCACAGCTTTAAATGCAGATGAAGCTAAAGAACTTTATCAATTAGCTAGAGACAAAGGTGTAATTGCTACTGTAGACTTTGAATTTCGCTTTGTCCCAGGATGGCAATTATTTGCAGAATTATTGTCAGCAGATTATGTAGGCAAAAAACGGTTAATTAGGATTGATTGGTTAGGTTCCTCTCGCGCTGATGCTTCCCGCCCTTGGAACTGGTATTCTTCCCAAGAAAAGGGAGGGGGTGCGCTGGGTTCTTTGGGTTCCCACGCCTTTGATTATATTTATTGGTTATTTGGCCCAGTTCGCAGATTAAGCGCCCATTTAAGCACCGCTATTCCCACACGTGTTGATCCTGTTAGCAGTGAAGTCAAACCAGTAGAGACAGATGATAACTGTTTACTAACGCTGGAATTGGCTGATGGGACACCTTGCCAAGTTACCATCAGTGCCGTTGTTCATGCATCCAGAACCCATTGGGTAGAAGTATATGGCGATCGCGGTACTTTAATCGTAGGCAGCGAAAATCAAAAAGATTACATCCACGGATTTCGTGTTTGGGGTTCCCAGCCAGGTAAACCCTTAACTGAAATTGAAATACCACAACGCTTAGTATTTCCTAAAAACTACACCGATGGGCGGATTTCTGCATTTATTCGGGTTGTAGATAGGTGGGTACAGGGTATTGAAACTCAGCAAGAAATAGTTCCATCACTGCGAGAAGGCGTTTATTCTCAGTTATTAATGGATTCTTCCCATGAATCGCAGCGCCAGTCTAGCTGGGTTGATGTGCCTGAATTAGAGGCATTTTTAGCCGATGACATCCAAATACCATAG
- a CDS encoding DUF4870 domain-containing protein has protein sequence MREKPQQKMRIWAMFCHFSALLAWILLFSLVFIGIPFYLPLNILLPLIIWQFNKAKSPWIDFQGKEALNFQLSLTFYTLIIIIISLLVMLFICAIAVTNKRAGDEMKMVLDGLISVWFLITTIMLLLQLFLVNFAAFKAYHGDYYRYPLTIRVLR, from the coding sequence ATGAGAGAAAAACCCCAACAAAAAATGCGTATATGGGCAATGTTCTGTCATTTTTCGGCTTTGTTAGCATGGATACTCTTGTTTTCCTTAGTATTTATCGGCATTCCTTTCTATCTCCCCCTGAATATTTTATTGCCGCTAATAATTTGGCAATTCAATAAAGCCAAATCTCCCTGGATTGATTTTCAAGGTAAAGAAGCTTTGAATTTTCAACTTTCACTAACATTTTACACGTTAATTATCATCATCATTTCCTTGCTGGTAATGTTATTCATCTGTGCTATTGCAGTGACTAACAAACGCGCAGGAGATGAAATGAAGATGGTTTTAGATGGTTTAATATCTGTGTGGTTTTTAATTACTACAATCATGTTATTATTGCAATTATTTTTAGTGAATTTTGCAGCATTTAAAGCTTATCATGGTGATTACTATCGCTATCCTTTGACCATTCGAGTTTTGAGATAA
- a CDS encoding DUF1822 family protein, which produces MTTFTFANPTDLFLEIPTSIQNRADIHSPAFSNPISRYQAYINELCLGAVLPWLQEDFTQQAKVWPTTTVLPSFWELVNGTAVTVDATRFILVPSETIDLSELRVSQEWVDLPSLAGDYYLAVQVEADEGYVRVWGYCTHAQLKNQGSYDAGDRTYALDATDINGDISVLAVARELCSQTPTRAAIPQLPNLPQQQAQNLIARLGKSEILTPRLAVPFQLWGALIEHGGWRQSLYQQRLGLPEQWSVLQWLQNGVSQAAENLGWGRLNLQLSAAGARSAEETQAEVTLSRQLAIAGQLYNLSITPKGEADEIVWRFELRNATVGVAIPGGFKLRLLTEDLQPFPDNEDIATTAVEQLFVEVALEPGEGIVWEIEPLPENYERELLKF; this is translated from the coding sequence ATGACTACATTTACATTTGCTAACCCAACTGACTTATTTTTAGAAATCCCCACCAGCATACAAAATCGGGCGGATATTCACAGTCCAGCTTTTTCTAACCCTATATCTCGCTATCAAGCTTATATTAATGAACTTTGCCTGGGTGCAGTCTTGCCTTGGTTACAAGAGGACTTTACACAACAGGCAAAGGTTTGGCCGACTACCACTGTTTTGCCGAGTTTTTGGGAACTCGTAAACGGAACCGCAGTCACAGTTGACGCGACTCGATTTATCTTGGTTCCCAGTGAGACGATAGATTTAAGCGAGTTGCGAGTGTCGCAGGAATGGGTGGATTTACCTAGTTTGGCTGGTGACTATTATTTAGCGGTGCAAGTGGAAGCCGATGAAGGTTACGTTAGGGTTTGGGGCTATTGTACCCATGCACAACTGAAGAATCAGGGTAGTTATGATGCAGGCGATCGCACTTATGCCCTTGATGCTACTGACATTAATGGAGACATTAGCGTTTTAGCTGTAGCGCGAGAACTCTGTTCTCAAACACCAACACGCGCAGCTATCCCACAATTACCAAATTTACCACAACAACAAGCACAAAATCTCATTGCTCGCCTGGGAAAGTCCGAAATCCTCACACCACGGTTAGCTGTTCCTTTTCAACTTTGGGGGGCGTTAATAGAGCATGGCGGCTGGCGGCAAAGCTTATATCAACAACGTTTGGGACTACCAGAACAATGGTCAGTTTTGCAATGGCTGCAAAACGGCGTTTCCCAAGCGGCTGAAAATCTGGGTTGGGGACGGTTGAATTTGCAATTGAGTGCGGCTGGGGCTAGGAGTGCCGAAGAAACACAAGCAGAGGTGACACTTTCTCGCCAGCTAGCGATCGCAGGTCAATTATACAACCTCAGCATCACACCAAAAGGCGAAGCAGACGAGATAGTTTGGCGCTTTGAGTTACGTAACGCCACCGTTGGCGTAGCCATCCCCGGTGGTTTCAAACTCAGACTACTTACCGAAGATTTGCAACCCTTCCCCGACAACGAAGACATTGCGACAACCGCCGTCGAACAACTCTTCGTGGAGGTTGCTTTAGAACCAGGTGAAGGTATAGTCTGGGAAATTGAACCCCTTCCTGAAAACTATGAGCGAGAACTACTCAAATTTTAA
- a CDS encoding sigma-70 family RNA polymerase sigma factor produces MHPRQSIIEIFSTFVQFVADRFSRWATESRLRHSIQNCVNRTPQESSESFWALYWYKIWQIPETQTLAQQHLTAYLQESCYWVSQKTVTNFASTQYQLSDCFQIAIAQIDKVLKGFNPNQGFTLKNYASPIFGSAIRETLRQRHEVDICTDWGLLRKISQKRLQESLQNAGLPPEEIPAYILAWNSFKTIYVPTSTGTSRKISRPEDQTWDAIAKAYNSQSSQNISPQTLEKWLLAAAKATRRYLYPTPESLNVSKSSDDSWELLDNLPGTQQESLISEIIAQEEEQARTSQQTEVNQVLVTAIAQLELDLRQILQLYYAQGQNQDKIAKQLEIKQYTVSRRLTKARETLLRSLANWSQNTLHISITPDLLKTMSIVMEEWLQNHYSQLKYEV; encoded by the coding sequence ATGCATCCTCGGCAAAGCATTATTGAAATTTTTTCAACTTTTGTACAATTCGTTGCCGATCGCTTCAGTCGTTGGGCGACAGAATCAAGATTGCGTCATAGTATCCAAAATTGTGTCAACCGCACACCCCAAGAATCTTCTGAATCTTTTTGGGCGCTTTACTGGTATAAGATTTGGCAGATACCCGAAACTCAAACCTTAGCCCAGCAACATTTGACGGCTTACTTACAAGAATCCTGTTATTGGGTATCCCAAAAAACAGTGACTAATTTTGCCAGTACCCAGTACCAGTTGTCAGACTGTTTTCAGATTGCGATCGCGCAAATTGATAAAGTACTTAAAGGATTCAATCCTAATCAAGGTTTTACCCTCAAAAACTACGCTAGCCCCATCTTTGGCAGTGCAATCCGCGAAACCCTACGCCAACGCCACGAAGTTGATATCTGCACAGATTGGGGATTGTTGCGAAAAATCTCCCAAAAGCGGTTACAAGAATCCTTACAAAATGCTGGTTTACCGCCAGAGGAGATTCCCGCCTATATCCTGGCTTGGAACTCCTTTAAAACTATCTACGTTCCCACCTCAACTGGCACTTCCCGCAAAATTTCCCGCCCAGAAGATCAAACATGGGATGCGATCGCCAAAGCGTATAATTCCCAAAGTAGCCAAAATATCAGCCCCCAAACCCTAGAAAAATGGCTACTAGCCGCTGCAAAAGCCACCCGTAGATATCTCTATCCCACACCCGAGTCTCTCAACGTTTCCAAAAGCAGCGATGATTCTTGGGAATTGCTAGACAACCTCCCAGGAACCCAACAAGAATCCTTAATTAGTGAAATTATTGCCCAAGAAGAAGAACAAGCCAGAACATCCCAACAAACCGAAGTTAACCAAGTTTTAGTAACAGCGATCGCCCAACTAGAATTAGACTTACGGCAAATCCTCCAACTTTACTACGCCCAAGGACAAAATCAAGACAAAATCGCCAAACAATTAGAAATCAAACAATACACCGTTTCCCGACGACTCACCAAAGCCAGAGAAACCTTACTCCGTTCCCTCGCCAACTGGAGTCAAAACACCCTGCATATTTCCATCACCCCAGACCTACTCAAAACCATGAGTATAGTAATGGAAGAATGGCTGCAAAATCACTACAGTCAACTGAAGTATGAAGTATGA